A genomic window from Dermacentor silvarum isolate Dsil-2018 chromosome 9, BIME_Dsil_1.4, whole genome shotgun sequence includes:
- the LOC119464188 gene encoding uncharacterized protein LOC119464188 isoform X1, protein MSCAEAMADDLGQFGDPDELADAEDLVMLKLERPLPAGRTVPKQFTLSGDRSTLTMDYLGFVGNRSFLVKQCYPRALFAGCPGLKSAKGFLTTAQDVLCKTHTLVIVHNRDAVVDLTAWFPDVLALILFHNLNCQRIEKAHVQGNRPISRLQRLCGTTPGIGADELYLGPFTLTNLFACCPEFSQVQAPMEYIVKMTEQVKAEEWHHLPLLESCRELTLGGIARLADGRYTMLGEADGKTMDMALEQYPDIKQLQVAAVKPDVISRISNFPLLTRLCLMCYDDTQELCRFDRLTKVLEELSLTHLKLVCFTDVSLRTISETCKHLQSLSLSGSEVCNEDVPCDAFPKLRSLALADGIVEKPFFSLLRAARGLTDLRLENYWTVMMFVGGPMSSPRPRHELLRRLTLGTDFPVTKLQVSIADLRDVMQSAPSLAALCTDSYDIRMFVGSYHPRVRLTWTTCTACTAEFPKMDSQQEDMWRNVFMGGLL, encoded by the exons ATGAGTTGCGCAGAGGCGATGGCCGATGACCTCGGCCAGTTCGGAGACCCGGATGAACTAGCCGACGCCGAGGACCTGGTCATGCTGAAGTTGGAGAGGCCTCTACCGGCGGGCCGGACCGTTCCGAAACAGTTCACGCTAAGCGGTGACCGTTCGACACTCACGATGGATTACTTAGGTTTCGTCGGGAACCGCAGCTTTTTGGTCAAGCAGTGCTACCCGAGGGCGCTGTTTGCTGGGTGCCCCGGCTTGAAGTCTGCGAAGGGATTCCTTACCACCGCGCAGGACGTCCTATGCAAGACGCACACACTGGTCATTGTGCACAACCG GGATGCTGTGGTGGACCTCACGGCCTGGTTTCCAGATGTCCTCGCGCTCATCCTCTTTCACAACCTCAACTGTCAGCGCATAGAGAAGGCGCACGTGCAAGGCAACAGGCCCATCTCGCGTCTCCAGAGACTATGCGGCACCACGCCCGGCATAGGCGCCGATGAGCTCTATCTCGGCCCGTTCACGCTCACGAATCTCTTTGCCTGCTGTCCCGAG TTCTCCCAGGTGCAGGCTCCCATGGAGTACATCGTTAAAATGACCGAGCAGGTCAAAGCGGAGGAGTGGCACCATCTGCCGTTGCTCGAGAGCTGCCGGGAGCTGACACTCGGTGGCATCGCGCGACTTGCGGATGGCAGATACACCATGCTGGGCGAAGCCGACGGGAAGACCATGGACATGGCCCTCGAGCAGTATCCCGATATTAAGCAGCTCCAG GTGGCTGCCGTGAAACCCGACGTCATTTCTCGCATCTCCAACTTTCCGCTGCTCACTCGTCTGTGCCTGATGTGCTACGACGACACCCAGGAGCTGTGCCGCTTCGACCGGCTAACCAAGGTCCTGGAAGAACTGTCGCTGACGCACCTGAAGCTTGTGTGCTTTACTGACGTGAGCCTCCGGACGATCTCCGAAACCTGCAAGCACCTCCAGAGCCTGTCTCTCTCGGGAAGCGAAGTTTGCAACGAGGACGTTCCGTGCGATGCGTTTCCGAAGCTCAGGTCGCTCGCACTGGCGGACGGCATCGTGGAGAAGCCGTTCTTCAGCCTCCTACGCGCGGCGCGCGGCCTGACCGATTTGAGACTCGAGAACTACTGGACAGTGATGATGTTCGTGGGAGGGCCGATGAGCTCGCCCAGGCCGCGGCACGAACTTCTACGACGGCTCACACTGGGCACCGACTTCCCAGTGACGAAGCTGCAGGTGTCGATCGCAGACTTACGCGATGTGATGCAATCGGCGCCGTCCTTGGCGGCGTTGTGCACGGACAGCTACGACATTCGGATGTTCGTGGGCAGCTACCATCCGCGGGTGAGACTGACCTGGACAACGTGCACCGCCTGTACCGCAGAGTTCCCCAAGATGGACTCGCAGCAGGAGGATATGTGGCGAAACGTGTTCATGGGAGGTCTGCTTTAA
- the LOC119464188 gene encoding uncharacterized protein LOC119464188 isoform X2 translates to MSCAEAMADDLGQFGDPDELADAEDLVMLKLERPLPAGRTVPKQFTLSGDRSTLTMDYLGFVGNRSFLVKQCYPRALFAGCPGLKSAKGFLTTAQDVLCKTHTLVIVHNRDAVVDLTAWFPDVLALILFHNLNCQRIEKAHVQGNRPISRLQRLCGTTPGIGADELYLGPFTLTNLFACCPEVAAVKPDVISRISNFPLLTRLCLMCYDDTQELCRFDRLTKVLEELSLTHLKLVCFTDVSLRTISETCKHLQSLSLSGSEVCNEDVPCDAFPKLRSLALADGIVEKPFFSLLRAARGLTDLRLENYWTVMMFVGGPMSSPRPRHELLRRLTLGTDFPVTKLQVSIADLRDVMQSAPSLAALCTDSYDIRMFVGSYHPRVRLTWTTCTACTAEFPKMDSQQEDMWRNVFMGGLL, encoded by the exons ATGAGTTGCGCAGAGGCGATGGCCGATGACCTCGGCCAGTTCGGAGACCCGGATGAACTAGCCGACGCCGAGGACCTGGTCATGCTGAAGTTGGAGAGGCCTCTACCGGCGGGCCGGACCGTTCCGAAACAGTTCACGCTAAGCGGTGACCGTTCGACACTCACGATGGATTACTTAGGTTTCGTCGGGAACCGCAGCTTTTTGGTCAAGCAGTGCTACCCGAGGGCGCTGTTTGCTGGGTGCCCCGGCTTGAAGTCTGCGAAGGGATTCCTTACCACCGCGCAGGACGTCCTATGCAAGACGCACACACTGGTCATTGTGCACAACCG GGATGCTGTGGTGGACCTCACGGCCTGGTTTCCAGATGTCCTCGCGCTCATCCTCTTTCACAACCTCAACTGTCAGCGCATAGAGAAGGCGCACGTGCAAGGCAACAGGCCCATCTCGCGTCTCCAGAGACTATGCGGCACCACGCCCGGCATAGGCGCCGATGAGCTCTATCTCGGCCCGTTCACGCTCACGAATCTCTTTGCCTGCTGTCCCGAG GTGGCTGCCGTGAAACCCGACGTCATTTCTCGCATCTCCAACTTTCCGCTGCTCACTCGTCTGTGCCTGATGTGCTACGACGACACCCAGGAGCTGTGCCGCTTCGACCGGCTAACCAAGGTCCTGGAAGAACTGTCGCTGACGCACCTGAAGCTTGTGTGCTTTACTGACGTGAGCCTCCGGACGATCTCCGAAACCTGCAAGCACCTCCAGAGCCTGTCTCTCTCGGGAAGCGAAGTTTGCAACGAGGACGTTCCGTGCGATGCGTTTCCGAAGCTCAGGTCGCTCGCACTGGCGGACGGCATCGTGGAGAAGCCGTTCTTCAGCCTCCTACGCGCGGCGCGCGGCCTGACCGATTTGAGACTCGAGAACTACTGGACAGTGATGATGTTCGTGGGAGGGCCGATGAGCTCGCCCAGGCCGCGGCACGAACTTCTACGACGGCTCACACTGGGCACCGACTTCCCAGTGACGAAGCTGCAGGTGTCGATCGCAGACTTACGCGATGTGATGCAATCGGCGCCGTCCTTGGCGGCGTTGTGCACGGACAGCTACGACATTCGGATGTTCGTGGGCAGCTACCATCCGCGGGTGAGACTGACCTGGACAACGTGCACCGCCTGTACCGCAGAGTTCCCCAAGATGGACTCGCAGCAGGAGGATATGTGGCGAAACGTGTTCATGGGAGGTCTGCTTTAA